The stretch of DNA TTTTACTGCTCAAAGAAGGAATGGTAGTATACCCACTTTAGTGAGTGTTACAGCTTCTACTCCTTTAGGAATTCCTTATAGTGCAGGATTTAACGCAACTGTTTATACAAATTAGAAATATTTTTTAACAAATAAAAAGCCTTGTAACATGCTACAAGGCTTTTCCCCCACTTGTATAAATAAATTTATTTACTAATCTTGTTATATTTTACTTCATTGACAACTGAGTGTCTCTTATTGAACGATCAATTCTTGAAAGCATACGGTCAAAAAATTCACCAGCTAATTGTATCGTTTTTACATTTTTAGGTTTTGGAGTACCATCTTTCTTAAACCAATGAGCCTCTGGTTGTCTATATCCAAACGTTGGACTTTTTATTTGGTAAACAATAGGCTTAGCTATCATTTTACTATCTCTAAATTTAAATTCTATAGCATATTGCATACTGTAGCATTCTTTACCTTTTTTCTCACAAGCTGCATCTGGAGCATAACCTTTTAATTTTAAATATTTTCCATGAGCATCAGCTACAATAGCATTTTTTGGTTCCATAAAGTTTATATTAACCCAATCACGTAATTCAGAATGGATTTCTTCTGCCTTATAATTTTCATAAGTGAAAATTTCGTAATTTAATCCTTCTACGGAAAATTTGAACTGGCTAAAGCTTACAATCGGTAAACAGATTAGCAATAATAATAGTTTTTTCATTTGTGTATATTTTAGTGCGTTGTTGATTAATTTATATCTAAATTACAACGAAATAATAGTTTTTAAATAAATAATAGATATTTGGTATAAATATGTATTTTTGTGGTATTATTTAATCGATAAACCTCATAAAGGATGCATGTAGCGGTAGCTGGAAATATTGGAGCAGGGAAGACCACATTGACAAAATTATTAGCAAAACATTATAAATGGGAACCTCATTTTGAAGATGTAGAAACCAATCCTTATTTAAATGATTTTTATGATGATATGAGTCGTTGGTCATTTAATTTGCAAGTATATTTTTTGAATAGTCGCTTTTCTCAAATAAAAAGTATCCGTGAGAGTGGTAAAAAAATAATTCAAGATAGAACTATCTACGAAGATTCTCATATTTTCGCACCTAATCTATATGAAATGGGGTTGATGAGTGAACGTGATTTTAGTAATTATAAATCATTATTTGAATTAATGGAGAGTTTTGTAGAAGCTCCTGATTTATTAATTTATTTAAGAGGTTCTATTTCCACATTGGTTAGTCAAATACATAAAAGGGGTCGTGATTATGAAAATTCAATTAGTATAGATTACTTGTCGCGATTAAATGATCGTTATGAAGAGTGGATAAAAGGGTATAATAAAGGGAAACTTTTGATTATCGATATCGATAATCTGGATTTTGTTGACAAAAAAGAAGATTTAGGATTAGTAGTTGATAAAATAGAAGCTGAGATTCATGGTTTGTTTTAATTAAATAACCATTATATATAAAAGAGGCGGAAGTATAATCTACTTACGCCTTTTTCTTTTTTATAAGGTGTGTATTTATTATTTAAACCTTATTAATTTATACTTATTTTGAGGAACCACCTAGAACAGAATTTAAAATTCCTGCAGGATTATTTCGAGTTGTATTTTCAGCATCTTCTACAACATTAAATAAACCATCTACTAGTTGTTGTGTAACGGCTCCATTTAAATTTTGTGTTAAAGAAGTGCTTTGATTACCTCCTAAAACAGATCCTAAGATAGAATTTAAAGCATTGTTTCCACCAAGAGCGTTTCCTAATAAATTATTAACACCCAATTGATCCATTTGAGAAGATACAACAGGTGATATAGCATCCACTAATTGTGTGTAAGATTTATCTTTTAAAAATTGTGTGGCAGCACCTTTTCCTCCTGAAATGATGTTAATAGCATCCTGTGGAGTCATACTATTGATAGCATTTTCAACAATAGGTTTTGCTGTAGAAACAGAAGCACTGGCTATTTGACCTATCATAGCTTCTTCTTGATCTACAATCTGATTAAGTCCTAAATCAGTTAATTTTGAATTAATATCTTTTAATTCTTTTGGCATTGCTGCTTGAATTAGGGCGTTAGATAGAAAATTTTGGGAATCTCCGAAAATATTTAAAGCATTGTTTAATCCTCCATTTAAAGTATTCTGAACTGTGCTTAATGCTACATTTGAATTTCCCAATGTAGTTCCAGTAGAAGTTCCCATAGTAGAACAGCTTGTTGCTCCTAGAAGAATTCCTCCAATTAAAGCAAATTGTACGATGTTGTTTTTCATTTATAATTATTATTTTTTTATGTTCAATTCAAAAATGAGACCAAAATAGTAAGGAAGCTTGGTATTTTTTGTATTTTTAAATTAAAATTCGACTTATGAGGAATATTTCAATTATTTTTTTGATCATTTTTACAATGATCTCTTGTCAAAAAGAAATGAAAAAAGATGCTACTTTAGGTGCTAAGAATTTTCAAAGTGATTTGATTGCGTTTTATAATAGTGATCAATCTCCTATAAAGATAGAAAATAGAAAAGATTTTAAAGGACTCACTTTTTTTCCTGTAGATAAAAAATATCAAGTCGAAGTAAATTTTACTAAAATTCAAGATGGAAAAGTATTAGAATTTCAAACATCATCAGGTAAGATTAAAAAATATGTGAGATATGGGAAAATAGCCTTTGAGTTTGATGGAAAAACCAATGAATTAACACTTTTTCAAAAATCACCTGTTGATTCAGATCATCCGAATCATTTATTTCTTCCTTTTAATGATAGAACTAATGGGGTGTCCTCATATGGAGGAGGGAGATATATTGATTTGAATTTGGATGATATAAAGGATAAATTCTTAATTGATTTTAATAAGACATATAATCCTTATTGTGCATATGAAGATGGTTACTCTTGTCCTATTCCCCCTAGCGAAAATAGATTGGATATTGGAGTTGAAGCAGGAGTATCGTATTTAGAAGAAGAGCATTAAATTAGATGTATACAAATATTCATACACATCATTATTATGGTGAGGGTTTGGAAATATTAAATACCTATCCAAATGATTTTATTGAACCAGAATCTTATTTTTCTATAGGAATCCATCCTTGGTATATAAAAGAAGAAAATATCGATAAAGAGTTGTCAATATTAGAAGAAGTGATAAAAAAAAGTAATTGTGTTGCTATTGGGGAGTGTGGTTTGGATAAAAACTCAAAAGTTGAATTTTCTTTACAAAAAGAAGTTTTTTTGAAACAACTTGAGCTAGCTGAAAAATATTCAAAACCTGTAATCATCCATTGTGTGAAAGCTTTTGGAGAATTGATTTCAATATGCAAACCTTTTCATCATATCCCTTTAATTATTCATGGATATAACAAAAAACAGTTTTTAGGAGAACAATTAATAAAAGAAGGATTTTTTCTGTCTTTAGGAGCACATTTTCAAGAAAAAGAAGAATTGAAAAACATATTAAAAATACATTTCAATAAAATATTTTTTGAAACAGATGATAAAGAAGTTTCGATTGAAAATATCTTCAAGGAAGCTGCGATTGTTTTATCAAAAAATAGCAATGAAATAAAAGAAGAACAATTTAGTAAAGTAAAAGAAATTTTTAATGTCAGATAATTGGTTAGAAAGAACAACATTGTTACTTACTCAAGAAAAATTGAATGATTTAAAAAATGCAAATGTTTTAATTGTGGGCTTAGGAGGAGTAGGGTCATTTGCAGCCGAATTTGTTGTTCGATCGGGTATTGGGAATTTAACAATAGTAGATGGTGATACAATAGATACGACAAATCGTAATCGTCAATTACCAGCATTGATTTCAACTATTGGAAAATCAAAGGTAGAGGTAGTAGGCAATCGTTTAAAAGATATTAATGCTGAATTGAACTTAACGAAAATTAATGAATTTCTTACTTCCGGTAGGATGAAAGAAGTAGTGTTGTCTCAAGAATATGATTATATAATGGATTGCATTGATAGTGTTTCTCCCAAAGTAGATTTAATTGAAATAGCTAAAAGACATAAAATTAAGATAGTTTCTTCAATGGGAGCTGGAGGGAAAATGGATCCTTCTCAAGTTAAAATCAGAGATTTATCTAAAACAAAAGATTGCCCTTTAGCTAAAAATATAAGAAAACGTCTTAAAAAACGTAAAGTTGATAAAGGAGTTCGCTGTGTATTTTCAACAGAACTAGTTAGAGAAGAGAGTTTATGTTTAACAGATGGATCAAATTTCAAACAATCATATTACGGAACCAATAGTTATATGCCTGCTTTATTTGGTTTATATGCTGCTTCTGAGGTGATTAGGAAATTGAGTAAATCTTAAAAACTAAAAAAGTCCCGAACATTATTCGGGACTTTTTTAGTTAATTGTATGATAATTATTTAGCAACAGCTAAATTATTTGCATAAACAAATGTGTTAATCATAGCAATACCTGTTTCTTTATCTGTATTGGCATCAATTTTAATTGCTTCACCTTGTGGTGTGTAAACATAAATAAATCCATCTTTATAAGAAGAAAGTTTTACTTTTTCACCTTGAGGAGTTACAGCATTCCAAGATTGATCTTCTTCTTGGTATACTAATTCCATTTTTTCCCCCTTGTTTTCTCCTTTTAGAACTTCTATAGCAAATTTGTTTTTAGTGGCAGTGATCTCGTATTTCTTACCATTTTTACGAACAATTTGCTTTTCTATTTCCCCTTCGTTCATTCCGATAGGATTTGAACCTGTCCAAAATTCAATAGGGTTGAAGATAAATAAATCTCCTAAAGCAAAAACACCGTATACAGGAATGATATTTAATCCCCAGAATATAAGGTTATCTACAAATTTGCTATTTGTTAACCCGTCGTTCCAATCTCTTAATCCGTTAAAAGCGTTGAAAGACCCTAAGCAGCTAGTAGTTAAAATTGCAGCTGCTAATACCATTGAAATTGTTGTTTTTTTCATAATTGTTTTTTTATTTAAAGTTTGTGATTAAAAATTAAAACATAAATATACATTTATATTCGTTATTTAAATAATGATTTGCGTAATTTTTTCATTAAGTTGGAAGAATAGACAAAATCTAAGATATTTTCATCATTTGTAGTTAGCAAATCTTCTTTGGTTCCTTCCCAAACTTTATCACCAAATCGTAAATAGATAATAGTTTCACCTATTTCCATTACAGAATTCATATCATGACTATTAATAATAGTGGTAGTATTATATTCATCTGTGATTTCAGAAATCAGATTGTCAATAACAATAGCTGTTTTAGGATCTAAGCCTGAATTGGGCTCATCACAAAAAAGATATTTAGGGTTGTTTACAATGGCTCGTGCAATAGCTACTCTTTTTTGCATCCCTCCAGATAGTTCAGAAGGTAATTTTAAGTTTGAATTTGTTAATTCAACACGTTCTAACACTTCATTTACACGATTTAACATTTCACCATTAGTCATTTTGGCAAACATTTTTAAAGGGAACATAACGTTTTCTTCTACGGTCATATAATCAAACAAGGCGCTTCCTTGAAAAACCATTCCAATGTCAGCACGAAGTTGCTTTTGTTCTTTAAACGACATGTTTTGACTGGAAATACCATCATATAAAATTTCGCCTGAAGATACATTGAATAAGCCTAAAAGACATTTTAAGAAAACCGTTTTTCCAGAACCACTTTGTCCAATAATTAAATTGGTTTTACCTTTCTGGAATTCAGCAGAAATTCCGTTCAAAATTTGAACATCACCAAATGATTTATATAAATTGTTAACCTGAATCATTTATCCGAGTAATATTTGAGTGATAACTAAGTCTAAAATAATAATCAATACAGAAGTCCAAACGACTGCCGTAGTAGATGCTCTACCAACATCTAAAGAACCTCCATCTACGAAATAACCATGATAAGAAGGGACAGTGGCAATAACAAAAGCAAAGATGAAGGATTTAAAAATACTGTAAAAAAGATTAAAACTACTGTAACCTGTTTGTATTCCTTCAACATAATCTACAGTTGCCCAATAGCCTGTTATAACTCCAATGAGCCATCCTCCTGCAATACCAATAACGATACTTAACATAATTAAAATAGGAAAACAAATCAAAGAAGCTATAATTTTAGGTAAGATAAGGAAACTAGCAGAGTTAATACCCATAACATCTAGAGCGTCAATTTGCTCAGTAACACGCATAGTACCTATACTTGAAGAAATAAAAGACCCTACTTTTCCAACTAAAATAATAGAAATCATGGTAGGAGCAAATTCTAATATTAAAATTTCCTTAGTAGAATAACCAATTAAATAGTCACCTAAAAAAGTGCTAATAGAAAGTTGATTACGCATTTGTAATGCAATTACAGCACCAACAAACAATGCAACAAAAGAAACTAAACCAAAAGAGCTGGTACCTAGATCATGAATTTCTCTTATAATAAGTTCTTTATAAATACGTGCTTTTTCAGGCTTTTTGAATACTTTTCCTAAAAGCAAAAAGTAAGCTCCTGTATGTTTTAAAATCTTATAAGTAAAAGATTTTCTTTTTATGAATGAAATAAGTTTTTCCAAAAAACAATTATTTTAAGTATTACAAATGTAATTAAAAACGTTCAAAGGTATAGTTTTTGTATTAAACAATATTAATACGTTACTTTGTAATGTTACTATTTTGGTATTCATGGAAAAACAATTAACGCACTTTTTACCTAAAGGTTCTGATCAATTAATTAAACAATGGATTTCTGATTTTCCATTGAGAATTATTGTTACAAAACCAAGAAAAACCAAGTTAGGTGATTATCGTTATTTACCTAAATCAAGAGGACACCAAATAAGCTTGAATAATAATCTTTCATTAGAATTGTTTTTACTTACTTTAACACATGAAATTGCTCATATGCATGCGTTTGTTAAGTATGGAAGGAAAATTCAACCTCATGGTAAAGAATGGAAATATGTATTTAAAAACTTGATAATTCAAAGTTTTCCTTTTTATAGTTTAGAAGTTCAAAAAGCTTTGGCAGAATATGCTAAGAATCCTAAAGCTACGTTAAGTTCTCATCCTAAATTAGCAAAAAGTTTAATGAAAAATAGAGAAGAAAATTTTTATTATCTTGACGATTTAAATAAGGGATCTTTGTTTATAGTAAATCAAAAAATTTTAAGAAAAGGAAATTTGAGGCGTACACGTTATCTTTGTGAAGAGTATCAATCGAATCGCAAGTATTTAGTTAGTCGTGCAGCTCAAGTAAAAAAATATAAAATTTAATTAATGGAAAATCATTACGCAGTTATTATGGCAGGAGGAGTTGGTTCAAGGTTTTGGCCAGCTAGTACAGAAGAACAACCTAAGCAATTTCATGATTTTTTAGGAACTGGACGAACGTTGCTTCAACAAACTTACGATCGTCTATCAAAAGTAGTACCTAAGGAGAATATTTATTTTGTAATCAATAGAAAATATAAAAGTTTAGTATTAAATCAAATACCTGAAACAACAGAGATGCATCTAATTATGGAGCCTGCAGCAATGAATACAGCACCGTGTATTGCATATGCTTCATATAAAATCCATGCAAAGAATCCTGAAGCAAAGCTTTTTATAGCACCTTCTGATCATTTAATTATGTTTCAAGATGAGTTTGTAAGAATAGCTAAGATGGCATTACAGGAAGCAGAAGTAGAAGATAGGTTGATTACTTTAGGTATACAGCCCAATCGTCCTGAAACAGGGTTTGGTTATATTCAATACGAATTTTCAGAAAAAC from Flavobacteriaceae bacterium UJ101 encodes:
- a CDS encoding putative ABC transporter permease protein (Could be part of an ABC transporter complex; Belongs to the MlaE permease family.), with amino-acid sequence MEKLISFIKRKSFTYKILKHTGAYFLLLGKVFKKPEKARIYKELIIREIHDLGTSSFGLVSFVALFVGAVIALQMRNQLSISTFLGDYLIGYSTKEILILEFAPTMISIILVGKVGSFISSSIGTMRVTEQIDALDVMGINSASFLILPKIIASLICFPILIMLSIVIGIAGGWLIGVITGYWATVDYVEGIQTGYSSFNLFYSIFKSFIFAFVIATVPSYHGYFVDGGSLDVGRASTTAVVWTSVLIIILDLVITQILLG
- a CDS encoding aliphatic sulfonates import ATP-binding protein SsuB (Part of the ABC transporter complex SsuABC involved in aliphatic sulfonates import. Responsible for energy coupling to the transport system; Belongs to the ABC transporter superfamily. Aliphatic sulfonates importer (TC 3.A.1.17.2) family; Contains 1 ABC transporter domain.), giving the protein MIQVNNLYKSFGDVQILNGISAEFQKGKTNLIIGQSGSGKTVFLKCLLGLFNVSSGEILYDGISSQNMSFKEQKQLRADIGMVFQGSALFDYMTVEENVMFPLKMFAKMTNGEMLNRVNEVLERVELTNSNLKLPSELSGGMQKRVAIARAIVNNPKYLFCDEPNSGLDPKTAIVIDNLISEITDEYNTTTIINSHDMNSVMEIGETIIYLRFGDKVWEGTKEDLLTTNDENILDFVYSSNLMKKLRKSLFK
- a CDS encoding D-aminoacyl-tRNA deacylase (Catalyzes the hydrolysis of D-tyrosyl-tRNA(Tyr); Belongs to the TatD-type hydrolase family. DTD3 subfamily.; KEGG: fjo:Fjoh_2775 TatD DNase family protein; Endodeoxyribonucleases producing 5'-phosphomonoesters) yields the protein MYTNIHTHHYYGEGLEILNTYPNDFIEPESYFSIGIHPWYIKEENIDKELSILEEVIKKSNCVAIGECGLDKNSKVEFSLQKEVFLKQLELAEKYSKPVIIHCVKAFGELISICKPFHHIPLIIHGYNKKQFLGEQLIKEGFFLSLGAHFQEKEELKNILKIHFNKIFFETDDKEVSIENIFKEAAIVLSKNSNEIKEEQFSKVKEIFNVR
- a CDS encoding deoxyadenosine/deoxycytidine kinase (Plays an essential role in generating the deoxyribonucleotide precursors dATP AND dCTP for DNA metabolism. The phosphate acceptor specificity is strict toward deoxyadenosine (dAdo) and deoxycytidine (dCyd). The specificity toward the sugar moiety of the nucleoside is less strict. Both 2-deoxyribose, ribose, and arabinose nucleosides are phosphorylated, although the 2-deoxyribonucleosides are preferred. The phosphate donor specificity is dependent on the deoxyribonucleoside substrate, but GTP is efficient with both deoxycytidine and deoxyadenosine. Only nucleoside triphosphates can act as phosphate donors; Belongs to the DCK/DGK family.; KEGG: gfo:GFO_0303 UJ101; Phosphotransferases with an alcohol group as acceptor), encoding MHVAVAGNIGAGKTTLTKLLAKHYKWEPHFEDVETNPYLNDFYDDMSRWSFNLQVYFLNSRFSQIKSIRESGKKIIQDRTIYEDSHIFAPNLYEMGLMSERDFSNYKSLFELMESFVEAPDLLIYLRGSISTLVSQIHKRGRDYENSISIDYLSRLNDRYEEWIKGYNKGKLLIIDIDNLDFVDKKEDLGLVVDKIEAEIHGLF
- the UBLE1B|SAE2|UBA2 gene encoding E1 ubiquitin-activating enzyme (Plays a central role in 2-thiolation of mcm(5)S(2)U at tRNA wobble positions of cytosolic tRNA(Lys), tRNA(Glu) and tRNA(Gln). Also essential during biosynthesis of the molybdenum cofactor. Acts by mediating the C-terminal thiocarboxylation of sulfur carriers URM1 and MOCS2A. Its N-terminus first activates URM1 and MOCS2A as acyl-adenylates (-COAMP), then the persulfide sulfur on the catalytic cysteine is transferred to URM1 and MOCS2A to form thiocarboxylation (-COSH) of their C-terminus. The reaction probably involves hydrogen sulfide that is generated from the persulfide intermediate and that acts as nucleophile towards URM1 and MOCS2A. Subsequently, a transient disulfide bond is formed. Does not use thiosulfate as sulfur dono; NFS1 probably acting as a sulfur donor for thiocarboxylation reactions; In the N-terminal sectio; belongs to the HesA/MoeB/ThiF family. UBA4 subfamily; Contains 1 rhodanese domain.; KEGG: atr:18429276 ubiquitin-like 1-activating enzyme E1 B); translation: MSDNWLERTTLLLTQEKLNDLKNANVLIVGLGGVGSFAAEFVVRSGIGNLTIVDGDTIDTTNRNRQLPALISTIGKSKVEVVGNRLKDINAELNLTKINEFLTSGRMKEVVLSQEYDYIMDCIDSVSPKVDLIEIAKRHKIKIVSSMGAGGKMDPSQVKIRDLSKTKDCPLAKNIRKRLKKRKVDKGVRCVFSTELVREESLCLTDGSNFKQSYYGTNSYMPALFGLYAASEVIRKLSKS